Proteins co-encoded in one Arachis hypogaea cultivar Tifrunner chromosome 11, arahy.Tifrunner.gnm2.J5K5, whole genome shotgun sequence genomic window:
- the LOC112720711 gene encoding uncharacterized protein isoform X1, translating to MAASPALTTNPDDAANATSTPATALPSSSKTGTLAVPANRAETPSPKFQRGQNKPKCKQCGNVARSRCPYESCKSCCFRNQNPCHIHDFIELWLGRGLEC from the exons ATGGCGGCTTCGCCAGCGCTCACCACGAACCCCGACGATGCTGCCAACGCCACCTCCACTCCAGCGACCGCGTTACCTTCGTCGTCGAAGACAGGAACCCTAGCGGTTCCCGCGAATCGTGCGGAGACGCCTTCGCCCAAATTCCAACGCGGCCAAAACAAGCCAAAGTGCAAGCAATGCGGCAATGTCGCTCGTTCTAG GTGTCCCTATGAATCATGCAAGAGTTGCTGTTTTAGGAACCAAAATCCTTGTCATATTCATG ATTTCATCGAATTGTGGCTTGGAAGGGGACTTGAATGTTGA
- the LOC112720711 gene encoding uncharacterized protein isoform X2, translated as MAASPALTTNPDDAANATSTPATALPSSSKTGTLAVPANRAETPSPKFQRGQNKPKCKQCGNVARSRCPYESCKSCCFRNQNPCHIHGRFWIT; from the exons ATGGCGGCTTCGCCAGCGCTCACCACGAACCCCGACGATGCTGCCAACGCCACCTCCACTCCAGCGACCGCGTTACCTTCGTCGTCGAAGACAGGAACCCTAGCGGTTCCCGCGAATCGTGCGGAGACGCCTTCGCCCAAATTCCAACGCGGCCAAAACAAGCCAAAGTGCAAGCAATGCGGCAATGTCGCTCGTTCTAG GTGTCCCTATGAATCATGCAAGAGTTGCTGTTTTAGGAACCAAAATCCTTGTCATATTCATG GAAGGTTTTGGATCACCTGA